In Gracilinanus agilis isolate LMUSP501 chromosome 1, AgileGrace, whole genome shotgun sequence, the sequence aatctACAAAATGCATTCCCCCTGAAGAACAGAAATTTGATGAAGGGAATGTGAACACAATGCACATAAGACAACTTCACAAATGACATTGAAGACATGAGAGtataattctttccttccctccccttcacaGTCTAAGACTTTGGTCTGGCAACCCTTTCCCCAAAGACATAGCACCATTCGGTGGGAGAAGGAAAGACATGCTTGCCTAAAAAGTATAAAGTAAACCaactgtattattattattttaattccatttctGTGGATTAAAAGTTACAAACGATCAATTCCTAATCTATAACATGTCAATTATCTTGTTTTGTTTACAACTAAAAATACCACAAAATTCCAACTATAAGTTAACACATGAAGCATAACACATCCCTGATGCCTGTGAAAAGaaccaagtatttgcacaaataAGGTTGGATTcataaagaaaaccccaaaccacAACATTGTACTTGAAAATAAGCATCAGCTTATCTTTGGAATTGAATTCAAATGTCTCTATGACTGTGAATaagtttaataaaatgttttgcatgtttccacttcatgtaaaatctatataatacatgtccatatatatatgtatatatattcatatatatacatatatatcaactTGGCATTTATAAAAACTCTGAAAAGGATTCAAAAGTTTCATTCTTTTTGAGAAAGCCATCgacaaaaaaataatattcacattcggactacattttaaaaaaatgtttcttctttcaaagCTTCTTTATTAATCTGAAATCTTCTTGATTATCAAAACCTaagtctgatttttcttttaaaaaacactaaagGTCTTTTAATCATATGAATAAAAAAGCAATGGGAAGATGGAGAACTCAGTAGTGCTTTTCTGAAAATCACAAAAACTAATTACAGAAGCATTCTCAAAAGAACACAAtgggattcattttcttttagacTTTTGGACAGCAATGTCATACTTTATTGAAAACAAACCCAtgtaaaaacaaagttaaaatgaaaaaaaaaggtacctgaaaaataaattattttatataaaacaaatCAATAACTTAAAACACACTAAATATACAAAATGTTTAACCATCTACTATACAATATGGGAAACAATTGATAAAGCCTCCTGTCCCACAACAGATTACTTTGTAAGCAAAATGTTACATGTTAAAAGAGATGgaaccaattttaaaaaaaagacttcaggTCAAGATTTAAAGTACAGTACTATTCAAAGTTACTGGTCAAATCACCAATTATCCCAACTTATGTGCTCAAAACGTCAAAAGTCATTTGCTTTTCAATGACCAAGCAAAATATTAACTATGTCACTGAAGGGTGGCTTGGAAATAAGAAACAATCATTACAAGTCAAAGGAAAATCAAAGTTTTGAAATGGAAACCCCATAGGATTTCAAAGATTTTGGTGGTAACTCACCTACTCTATCATTATTAAAATGGCTCATGAAATTACAAACTCCACtcaacagaaaacaaaacaaaaaacaaaacaaaacaaaaaaaaaaacaaaaaagcttcCTTCTGTGCTGCCTGTCAATCTTTAGGAAGTGTGGTGGTCTGTAGCCTGAAGGAGCCAGCAGCAGAGCCACAGGGAACATAGATGCTGTATCCTACAGGTCAAACCACACTGGGTTTGACCAGAACAGTTTTATCCAGTGCATTGGCATTTGGTTCATGGAAAAGGGtttgggagagaaaaggaagatgtcCGTACCATCTTACTCTCACATAAATGTTACAGAAGCATATAGAAACAAAATGATGCTGCACCTGATATGAAACCAAACAACTTGAATAATGTCCATTTCAATGTCCAAATCTGACACTGTGCTGAATCTAAACCAAGCATTTTCAACATAgaatatgcaaataactacagGTGCTTAGCCATAAGCAGACACCACAGGTCTTTGGGTCCTAGGCTTTCCCAGCACTGATAGCAAGTGCAAACCAACAAACATTAAATAAGGCACCTGCCTTTAGAACAGGAAAATCTCATTTTCTGGGAGCAGAGAAGGCTTAACCAGACCCAATAACAACTACATAAAAGCAATCTAGATCTGCTTTAATAGTGTACTTGTTAGATGGTAGAAAGGACAATGATGCCCTTGGGTGGGAAATCAGAATGAAAGAACTTCCTAGTAGAGGTAGAATTAGCACACAGAAAACCCTCTCTGGAGGGGACATGGTATTTTACAATGAGGAATCAATTTAAGGCAAAGCTGCAGGGGTAGAATCAACAATgacaacttaattttttaaaaattaccacaAACTAAGTCTTGTTTAGCAGATAATTACCGGGAGGTCTAATTCATTAGCAACAGGGAAACCAGAAGCTAAAAGATAactaaatcaaataaaatatctcaaatatttgaaaaattatgctTTCTAATTTAATACTGTCTACTCAAttcttttcttcaagttattttaaataaGGAAGCTTTCGAAAATAGGAACTTCCAAAAATAAGTagagtcttcatttttttttcaagaggagTAGGATTAAACTGTTTAAGCAAAGTTTGGGAAAAGGATCCCTTTAGCaacatgacattttaaaagtGAGCTCTCTCTTTTAAGAACAATCCTGATGACCTGGTTCAGGCTAAGCTAATCTACAAAATGTCTCTAGCAAAGCAGAGTGACTAGAACAACTGTCAGAACTGTGGATTGCTTTCCAGAAGTAATACATCAATGGCTAAAACTGTCCACACTCCTGCAAATGTTCCTGAAGAAAGGCCTGGGACCTGTGTTGACAAGTGTGTTCAAAACCATGGGGGTCCCAAATACCACAAAAATGTCAGGTGACAGATGCAAGCCCAAGTATCTCCATATTTTGCCATTCTGAAGAGCCAAGCtgaatcaaaggaaaagagaatagagaTGCTGGCAAAGATGCCATCATCATTTGCAAAGTGTATGATTTAGGGTAGAATTCTCTTAAGAAGTCAAGCACTAGTCAAAGCTGGTAGCAAACTGTATATATATGCTGGCTTTCAAAGCAAGATTCAGAACCACAAATCATGTCTTCATTCAGAAGACTTAagagaaaggctttgaatgctgccatgaccaaaaaaagtattattttctcaTAGAAGACACTgactcaaaatataaaaattctccACAGCAAGACCACAGTGACTACCTTTCCATTTACTCCAGCAAATAGGCACTGTTTCTAGACCAGAATAGAAGCTACACTTTTCCCACCCTCCCCCCTACCCCTCCCCCCatttaaaacaaagtaaatggAGCAGAGACCACAAACCCTTGTCATTAAAAGTGGCTACATTCCTCTGGAGTTTGTTACTTCTGAGAGTAAGATGGGTCCTGGGCAGTGTCCAGCTAGCTCTCAAGGCCAAGCCTTGGTACCAGTCTTTTATCatgtgtaaaaaattaaaaagaaaaaaaaagaaaaaaaaaaaggaaacctctTAAAAGTTGTGAAGCAAATACAAACAAGTACTGAGGACTCAATATTTTGGAAGCGCTAGGTGAATGGAAAGCACTTTTGAGGCCAACCATCCAGATGCTTCTGAAAATAGTGAACTGTATTAGGAGAGGGTGATACCTATTGCCtaatttatccttttaaaaaaataaataaatcagtaaTTCCATTATATCAATAACTAAAAAACATCATCTTTACATAGTTCCATCTCATGTCATAGTTATAAATTGCTGGTCCTAAGTCATcccattttttttgtctctctctgtacATTAGTTATATAAAAATCAGATCAGGTTCTTGAAACAGCTTCTCGGAGTCCTCCTCCTTCATGCTACCAGCCTACCTGCCTGATGTGGCCTCTTTCTAACTCTACCTACCAACACCTGTAGGTTTACAAAAGAATCAAGTCTGTGATGATACAGTTTATACTGCCACCACAGATATGTCAAGGCTTTTTATTGAGGTCAGTAAACTCCTTAAGACCTGACAATTCTCCCTGAATGTTGGACTTTCTGTACAATACCTatccaaaacaaaagaaaattgaaaataaaaaacaaaacaaaatttgagcaaaacaaaatcaaatttaatggtcttaaatgcaaaagtaaaaacaaacaaaaaacacaaaaaagcaaaagaaaatttaacagAAACAGAACAACCCAAAATAGTCAAGGCAGCATGAAGAAAACTTTGGGGGTTAATCTTTAAAACTACAAATTAAAGTCTTCTTGTTAATAGATAACTGGCAAGAAATAAGTACTTTTCTGCTGAGTGTTCATATGAAAGcaaattttcaaaacaaaactctACTAAGATAGGATAAAAGAATCTAGCGCTCAAGAAGGGATGCGAGAAATACAATGCTCAAATGTTTATGTGTTATTACAAAATAGAGCTATCCTTGCGAATTTAAACTATATTGAATGATCTTTGAAACTGCAAAGTTCTCTCAAAAGATAATGTACCAGGATGTACTGCACCAGGCATATGCTATTTGGACAAAAGATTCAGGATGTCAAAGGAGCAACATATGTTCACACTGTTTTGGAGATTAAATTTGACTCTGGAATCTTCTTGGAGTTTCTTTGAAACTCTTTGGTCCATTCCTACTCAAACTTGGGCTTCTGAAAAATCTTTGTACTTTAATTTTGACAGCTTGGCCACGGCTCAGCGTGCAACTTACCTCCCCAATGGTGTTAAAAGTCAGGCAGGCATGCTACTACTTACAAgaccacttaaaaaaaagaaaccaaaaaaatgaagattaagtCAACAGAAAAGTGGCAATGAAAATTgctttggaaagcaatttacTGTCAACTAAGGCGTCAATCATTTTAAATGCTTAAGCTATTGAGAAAAAGCACACTCAGCGTCAGTCTAACATCTTTAGTTTAACaactaagaagaaaaagaattgtttttccagtttgtggaaacactaaataaaacaaatgttagaCAGTCTTATAAGTTAAAGCATGCTTCAATTTTACCACCATCCAGAGGGGCTGGTTAGTTAATGCAGTCTACTAAGATTTctgtttcatatatattttaaaggaaataacttAAGAAACTTAAAATTGGTCTAACATTGTGGGATCTCAAACATTTGAACATGTCAGTTGCATCCCAGAGTATAAAAAACCTTTTCACTTCTCATTTAGACTAAGACAAACACGTGAAAATTGGCGCAAATGAGTTTTACACTAACAAAAAAATGCTTCAACTGGTGTCACTCTGAGTGAGCTATTCCGTACCAAACAGCGGGAGCGAGTTATTTGTGGGCCTTGTTGGTTTTGAAGGAAACCTGCAAGATTTTGTCCCCCAGGCGGTAGCCATTGAGACTTGCTATGGCCATGGCGGCTTCTTCATAGTTTGTCATGGTCACAAAACCAAAACCTTTGCACTTGTTGGTGTTGAAATCGCGAATAACTTTCACATTGGTAACCGCACCAAAGGGGCCAAACATCTGCCAGAGGATTCCCTCATCAGCATCTTGACCAAGGTTGTAGATGAAGATGCACCAGCCAGAAGATGCGTTTCCTGGGACATTTACACCAGAAAGCCCAGTCATGTGATCTACACCCATAGGGGAGAACCTAGCAAATAAAAAGCACAATATTCATGTAAAATTTCAATTCAATCAAATGAATCaacatggaagaaaaaacaactgaagatAGATAACAAAAACTCTCAAACATGAATGCCAAACCACCAATGGAGGCAGTTTCTGGGCCCCTTTCCTCACATTCCCTCTTaccccaaacaaaaaaaaaaaaaaaaaaaaaaaagtaacagcaGTATGACTACTCAATACTACTGGTGGTGAAGATGGAAACTTAAGCATCATCAGGGCACAACAGCAACTCACATACTTAAACTAAGAAGTGTTAGGCAATGAGCAGGGGTCACAAAAGATGGTGAAATTGCTGACCTCATTTATTCAAGACTGAAATGGAGACACACTGATCACTTTGGAAAGGAAAATCTGGGGCCATAAAATGATTTCTCCTCCCAAAGTAAGTCATTTTTGCTTTCTCTAGTACTAGACTTTACCCTAGCTTTCCACATCATTAAGATGTTGGAGCTTTTATCATTCCCCTGTGGGTTCCTTGAATCTAGTAGATCTTACTATTCTCTAGAAACTCTTTTCTGATACCATTAGGAACTCTcttaatggaaagaaagaatggggAGATCAGTTTACTTTTGCTCCTTTCCCCCTATTATAACTGTTCTTTCCTTTAGATTCTTTAGAAGATCACTGGAAAAGAGCTCTAGGGCATCTCTGCTGAAAGCACCCCTTCTCCTGAAGGATCTATGGCACCAGCCAGGATAACTGGATAACATAGCACAGGGCAATCTTCAATGAGCTGAAGTGATCAAGATGTACCTGCCTGTAAAATAGAACAACAGACCAGGTAATTCAACTGAGGTCTTTATGATTCAAATGATTTATCCCACTGGGACCTGAGATATAGTGAACAGCAATGTCACTGGTTGAGATCCCACATCATTAGTAGCTAGGCATCCTTTTCCAAAATGATACTTCTACAGATAATTACTTATAGAAGTATAGATCACAGGATCCATTCTACCCAAGGGATGTCTTACAATTTTAAAAGATCCAGTCTTAGAAAAAGCTAAAGACTGTTGAAGCATGAAATAGAATTGGTATAAAACTTGAGATACACTCTGAAGATGCTTATTACATCTGCTTGTCTAAATGAGTTCAAAGACTAGATCCAGACTCTAATGAGTAGTAATAAGCAGATCCCATTTGCTTGTCCAGGTATGGAACATGATATGCCTTGAAAGGCCATTAAACATTATTGTCTGATATGGGTGGATAAGACAGTAGAGGAATGAAATGTCTTTTTCGGATCAAAAGGCCATTATTATCTTTATGCTACTTCTAGGCAGTACATTTTTCAAAGAGGTCTATTTTTTAGTAGATGGAGAAGCTGAGAGATATATAAAATGGCCATAAGTTTTAAACTTTAAGACAGTTGCTTAGCCCTGCTGACCTAAACATTTGAGTTGGTATGATAACTTACTAGGACTCTCCCTTAAGGAATTTCAAGGCTATCTGGGACAGCAATTAACTAATGCCCATCATGATTGGGTAAAGGTGTCCAAGTACCAGATATACAAACTTTGCTAagatgcttaaaaaaaacaacaacaactaaaaacGAGGTCCtatatttcagaaaaacctcTGCTTTGTAAAATATTCCCACAAGCCCTGTTTCCCCACTCAATCTGGGGATAACTcctaatatgaataaaataaaatggatctaACATTTTATATCACTTTTGCCACACTGAAAAATACCTCTGAGCTGCTATTTCAgtcatattttatttacatttttgtgaTCTGAAATTCTGGTCAGTGGATttctattttaccaattatagCTGATTAATTTTCCCTCAAAAGTCATAAACAAATTacctatttcctattttttccaatGTAAACATGAAGATTCAGATATACTTCTTACTCATGAGGGCTTTTTCCTGGAGCAATCACCACACTGAATACTGAACTTTGCTATTTCATGCTCTCTTCCGTCTTTGTTTTCATATGTTCCTTGGTAACTAACcctttcctcttttatctttgcttactcttccctcttttccctttccattcttaCATTTtaggggtttgtttttttttgctattctttCTAGCTACTCTAGCTTTTTGCTACTCTATGAAATCTtagtccttctctcttttccttctattccttcctctctctcctgggATAAAAGTCCCTATTATTCTCTTATTCTTTAGCTCCATTACCTGATTGTTTAATCTACTTAGCAGTCACTCGCTACACTCACCACCAATCAAGAGAGGTAATATGacttagtggaaagaatactgttGCCCTTGgagccagaagtcctgggtttaatttCTACTTCTGACATTGCTTAGCTATGAGACCCCAGGGACAAAGtctattcatttgtaaaatggtgataataatccATCTAACTCTCTATATTCCTTATACAAGATGgatgtgaggaaagcactttgcaaatctgaaaAGTGCCAGAGAACTGGGAGCTGTGAGAGCTGCATTATGATTTTCAAAGAGTATCCAGTTCACTtttcaataagagaaaaaaaaaaaagacccttcaATGATCTGCCTTCAAATTAGCAAAGCCATATAAGAGAAGTCAGATAATTCATTTGCAGCATAGGATAATTAATGGGAGGTATGGAGTACTAAACTTTCATCAGGCCTTGGAAAACAAATTTCACCTGTGGGATTGAACAAATCCTTCTGACCTGATTTCTCAAACACAAAGATGAGGATATCTGATGAGAAACGTACTTCTGGTATTTACAGTCATGAAGAAAAATCCTCAGCCCGCTAGGGAGATCAGTCAACATGCCATTTCTGTTTAACAGAAAAACAGGCTCAGAAAGTTGTGACCCGCCTCAGGGTGGGCAGCAAGGCAGCAGCAGCAAAGCCAACTTTGAAATTCCAAGTCAGTGACTCCCAGTTCTGCATCTACTCCATTGTAGATTACCTTACAGGGACAGCCTCCTAACAAGTGGGACCAATATTATTGGGGTATTTTCAAGCTGGAAAAAACCAGGGTCCTTGCATCTATTATTGCTCACTTTTGGAAAAGGAGTTTTAGAATAGAGCATATAAAAGACAGGTTTGCCCTAGAACTGCTGGTCAAAATCTAGAGGTTTGTTTGGAAAACACAATCCCATCCAACTGCGCCTGCTGATTTCTCTGTGGGTGGGCTGCTTCAGCTTATTCTTTTAGTCTCATGTAACTAGAGACCCTGAGTTCAAGTACTTAATGGTTCACTCTATGTAGCAGGGATCTTGCCTGTTTCacacccctccccaccacccccgCCCTTTGATTCCAGCTCAAGAAGACACCACTATGGAAATCAGCGTTTTCATAAAGATACATTTTTggtttggggggggagggaaggattcCAATACAACATATTAGTTTTGAAGAGTTTCATCTTAGCAATAGTTCTCATATAACTGATGCACACACCAGGACAAAgctatttatagctttaaaaatGCAGCTCTGGTCCTAAATGGAAATGGATTGGGTAAGAGTGACAGCAGAGACCTGAAGTGAATTAGTCCTCCTGACCCACCTGAATCTTTGTGCCTGATGATGAACTGGCCCTCCAAATCGTCTAGCTGGTGAGTGATACAGCTGAGAGAGCAGTGCCACATTTTTATTCTGGTTAGGGTTGGCTGCAAACTTCACTGTTATGGGTTCGGAAGAACCTGGGGGTTTATGGCCATTGAAACTGGTAATTGCCTCTTCTGCTTCTGATCTTTTGTCAAACCGGATAAATGCAACCCCTCTGGACAAACCTTTttaacaaatcaataaaaatgcaGTTAGGGAAAAAAATGCATGCACTTTTGACAttgaaaaacaaaagttaaacTCTTCCACAACCTAACTCAATTATATTGCTATTTTAGTAGATGGAATAAATTAACATTAGACctaaatatgaaaacaaaataactcATTTTTCACAAACAACACACAAAATGACTCTTAGCCTtaataatagaatagaatgtTGGCATTCGGTCTAAATGACTACACTAAAGTCTAGGAAGCATAGTGCCAAATCACATTTCTTaggaacaaaaaatatttcaaactagTTGACAAAATGTCTTATTCAATTCAAAAGCAGTATGAAAAAGGATAAACTAAGAGACATTCTTATTGTTTATCCTGAGACAAAGCCCACAAAAGCAGCTTTAAAGCTCAAAGATTATcttaaaagaaatttcaaattaaaacatttaatacCTATCAGTGCATACACATACAATTGAACACATACTCAATCAATACCCAAGAGATAACAGctgggaatgaaaaaaataaatatttatacctCTTGATAGGCTTTGTAGACTCCATAAATCAAGCCAACAAAGTATCTCCCTCTATTTCCCAGTCTCCCCAGTCCAAATAAAAAACATATTGCACAAGTAAGGACAAAACAGCTTTCTGGAAACAAACCCCTTGCTTGTGGTTACCTGAAAATGGACCCTTCAAGAGAAGATGGGCTTATGTACACAATCTGGCCCATGCAGGATGGCTTTTTTGCCTCCCCAACAACTAAAACAGGTTATCACTACCTTGAATTATGCTTCAATTTGGAGTTGCTTTCAAATAACAACTGTATTCTCTGCTTTTGAACATAAATTCCCACCAACCATCACCCTCAATACTTCCCATTCACGGtgagaaatagagaacattgttTCTTGAGAACTAAACatggaatttgttttctttttggctcATCCTCCTATTTCATCTACACTAAGATCAAGACCAGATGACTTCTGCACAAAAGTTTCTTCCTTCTAGATGAAGAACTGTAGTGTTGGAGAAAACAGGCACAAAGCCCATTTACTCAACTGAAGTACTAGTTCATTCCTGCTGCAGTAATGGTCAAAGGTTCATGCTAACACAAGCAGAAAGCTGAGATGTTTCAAAGACACAATTATTGAACCAAGTCTGTGCTATTCTGGAAGCCAGTATCTATCACTCCTAGTAAGTAATACTAGTAGAGCAAGTGAAATTGATAGTCTTCATGGACTTCAACACAGTTACACCTTTTTTTATCAGGCATTCTTGTGAAACTAGAAATTCTAC encodes:
- the ELAVL1 gene encoding ELAV-like protein 1 isoform X1; protein product: MSNGYEDHMAEDCRDDIGRTNLIVNYLPQNMTQDELRSLFSSIGEVESAKLIRDKVAGHSLGYGFVNYVTAKDAERAINTLNGLRLQSKTIKVSYARPSSEVIKDANLYISGLPRTMTQKDVEDMFSRFGRIINSRVLVDQTTGLSRGVAFIRFDKRSEAEEAITSFNGHKPPGSSEPITVKFAANPNQNKNVALLSQLYHSPARRFGGPVHHQAQRFRNGMLTDLPSGLRIFLHDCKYQKFSPMGVDHMTGLSGVNVPGNASSGWCIFIYNLGQDADEGILWQMFGPFGAVTNVKVIRDFNTNKCKGFGFVTMTNYEEAAMAIASLNGYRLGDKILQVSFKTNKAHK
- the ELAVL1 gene encoding ELAV-like protein 1 isoform X2, with the translated sequence MSNGYEDHMAEDCRDDIGRTNLIVNYLPQNMTQDELRSLFSSIGEVESAKLIRDKVAGHSLGYGFVNYVTAKDAERAINTLNGLRLQSKTIKVSYARPSSEVIKDANLYISGLPRTMTQKDVEDMFSRFGRIINSRVLVDQTTGLSRGVAFIRFDKRSEAEEAITSFNGHKPPGSSEPITVKFAANPNQNKNVALLSQLYHSPARRFGGPVHHQAQRFRFSPMGVDHMTGLSGVNVPGNASSGWCIFIYNLGQDADEGILWQMFGPFGAVTNVKVIRDFNTNKCKGFGFVTMTNYEEAAMAIASLNGYRLGDKILQVSFKTNKAHK
- the ELAVL1 gene encoding ELAV-like protein 1 isoform X3; translation: MISIINDQHLCKKKKKRQTLGCLGGGGSFKTLYMFFHAGHSLGYGFVNYVTAKDAERAINTLNGLRLQSKTIKVSYARPSSEVIKDANLYISGLPRTMTQKDVEDMFSRFGRIINSRVLVDQTTGLSRGVAFIRFDKRSEAEEAITSFNGHKPPGSSEPITVKFAANPNQNKNVALLSQLYHSPARRFGGPVHHQAQRFRFSPMGVDHMTGLSGVNVPGNASSGWCIFIYNLGQDADEGILWQMFGPFGAVTNVKVIRDFNTNKCKGFGFVTMTNYEEAAMAIASLNGYRLGDKILQVSFKTNKAHK